CTTGATTTGAACATATAGGTCTAACATACatctgaaaacaaacacatgataTTGGGCATGACTCAGGAAGTGGGGATGACAACAAAGGCATAGAAAGCAGAAgtgtgtctgacacacagacagacacaacgAACATTTGACTGAGGGACTGGCGTCCGTGAGGTAAGACGGCAACTACATTTTCCTCTGTAAAAGATACCCAAGAAAGTGCCAGGTTAAGTGTGTCAGTTAATGTTAATAAGGAGTCAAACATGTGTGGCACAAGTAATGAGCAAGCATAAAGGAATTGCAAAAGATTTCAGATGATTCATTTTAATGGGAACAGCACTCATCTAATAAGAAAAACCTTGATCTTGATCACTTGAATGAGccaacaatatactgtatgtatggttGCAAATGTTATGtgagttttaaaatgtcatatgtctggaggatttattttaaatttttttctagATGTAGGGACACAGAGCTCGGagaactgtttttgttttttctttgtaaaaccATTTTTAAGATTAGTAATAACTCTAACAAGCTCACATTTCCCTCCGGTGACGATTGTAGAGTAACTCCAGGTTCTACCAAAACCTGATTCTTTGTATTAAATTGGGTTTATATCACTGAACCCTCAGATCGTCATGGTACTGTAGTCTTTATTAGTGTTTGATTTAACCATTGCTTAGATCAAACATCCGAGTCAAGATCAAACTAGATTCATTAAAATCTAGTTTCACAAGtttcaaaaaaagtttcaaaatctAGTTTCACAATTCACCAATTACTTAATTATGCCTGACTTATTGTGATTGTGAGAATGTGATTTAAACTGATATGATTTGGCCTTTACATCAAAAGGCAGATGCAAAAACAAGTTCACTGCAACTAAACCCACACACAACTGAGAGGTTTCACATGGCATTGTACGTAAGTGTTTCTGTGTGGGAACGAAGAATGACAGGAAAGACGTTTTCAGTTTGAAATCCTTACTGAGCTGTTAAACTCAGATTGTATCCCACTATTTCCACTACAGCAGCGGCCGTGACACCATGACAAGCAACTGTTCATTTGACGGGGTGGACAACCTGATGAAATATTTGGAGCTGGCCATATACCTGCCCATCTTCCTCATTGGTCTAATTCTCAATGTTGCAGCGCTCTTAGTGTTCTGCTTCTTTCTGCGGAAATGGACAGAGTCAACTATCTACATGACCAGCTTGGCTCTGATGGACCTGcttctcctcttccctcttccCTTCAAAATGCACGCCAACACTCACCGCTGGCCTGCTGACCTCCAACCTCTCTGTTCGATCTTGGAAGGCCAGTATTTTGTTGGGATATATGGCAGCATCTACACCATAATGTGTATAGCTGTGGACCGATGGGTGGCTATCTGTCACCCGTTCAAAGCCAAGCAACTGCGTTCACCCAAAGCAGCTCTGTGGACATGCGTCGTGGTCTGGGTCCTGGTGCTGGCAGTGATCTTTCCAATCATCTATCGCTTCAGAGAGGCCGGGAAGGGGGACTTTCACTGTTTCCACCAGTTTTCAGAGAAAGGCTGGAGCCCTCCGGTGATCATCTGTCTGCAGGTGTTTGGGTTCCTGGGGCCTGCACTGGTAGTGGTTTACTGTTCGGTGCGGACCATCTGGGCACTTCAGCGGTCTGGCCAGCACAGCCCCCAGAGCCGGGCCTGTGTGAAGATCATCTACAGCAGTCTGAGTGCCTTCCTGCTGCCTTTTACCCCCAGCCACCTGGGCATCCTCCTGCAGTTCCTGGTAAGAGACACTGCAAGTTCATCTCTAGTGAACTGAACTCTAGAGTGGGCCTATCTAGTGACGGGCATTGCAAATTAGGTTAGACTATATAAATGCTGTGGGCATTTGTGACACCTGTGTGCCAAGTTTATACTACATAGGCTATGTGTAACTGTACAAATAAACTTTACAATAAagtgaaaagagtgaaatcttTAAAGTACATTAACAAAGTTGAAAGCAATCTCACCTCACAGTCTATTTAGTGTCTGTTCTGGAGTTTCTAATCACAACACAATCTTCATCAGCAGAACAGTTAAACTGTAGATgtatacatttccttttttttgtacaacTTTAAGGAGTTCTTCTCCATGTTGgtacattgctgggataaagccttaCATCTGGCGCATCTCTCACATGCCGGAGGTCCCTCCTGTTACACTAACACACAATCTATTTTGCAGGGCACTGACGCTGAAACAGGGTCTTTGCAACGCTCTAGACTaagttattggtttaaagaaataaaaacaagtcagGGTGTTTTTTTGCCCCTCTCCCACAATTGATAggcggtgtagccagaccattaTCCAGCGCTGACACAGCGCTAAGGAGTTAGGTTACGCAATGCTAGACCAAATGACTTAAGAATACTATGTGTTACATTGCAGTCAAAAGTAAcacttcctccttttttttatactaAATGAAACAAACTACTTCCTTTTTATAGCCATTAGGAGCAGGGCTGCAACCAgggttttaaaaacactg
The window above is part of the Etheostoma cragini isolate CJK2018 chromosome 12, CSU_Ecrag_1.0, whole genome shotgun sequence genome. Proteins encoded here:
- the LOC117954289 gene encoding G-protein coupled receptor 55, producing the protein MTSNCSFDGVDNLMKYLELAIYLPIFLIGLILNVAALLVFCFFLRKWTESTIYMTSLALMDLLLLFPLPFKMHANTHRWPADLQPLCSILEGQYFVGIYGSIYTIMCIAVDRWVAICHPFKAKQLRSPKAALWTCVVVWVLVLAVIFPIIYRFREAGKGDFHCFHQFSEKGWSPPVIICLQVFGFLGPALVVVYCSVRTIWALQRSGQHSPQSRACVKIIYSSLSAFLLPFTPSHLGILLQFLVHQGIIQDCGNKTRISLFIQLAMCLSNITCCLDALCYYFIAHEVRSPKHTFRISMTSQRKATFSTSSV